Proteins from a single region of Theobroma cacao cultivar B97-61/B2 chromosome 10, Criollo_cocoa_genome_V2, whole genome shotgun sequence:
- the LOC18586796 gene encoding uncharacterized protein LOC18586796 has product MGNCFAQSKKSTAEIAPYDSIRRFKPVPVVPTVRLYGSASSTLAAYIRFALLHKNLPLQFVPTDKPPCDGEPLLLEIGSETVSGYRETLLQFIEDKFPHPPLGFKMVDTTPLMVQVTWLQHRSITWHLERMVRWAEDLSTRGGRRTVDPAVGSPRMELRKFGKNYSQLLELMVEHAQMEERVVFPVLEMADRGLCKAANEEHARDLPVMNGIKEDIKSIGVMDYGTPAYHEGLSNLSTRLKSLQKHCKEHFDEEEKDLLPLIEATELSEEQQTRVFEQCFDAMKATHSHLLNFFLEGLLPLEAMEYVNLINKCSDKERTASMIQMIAK; this is encoded by the exons ATGGGGAATTGTTTCGCTCAGTCGAAGAAATCCACGGCGGAGATCGCGCCCTATGATAGCATCAGGCGTTTTAAGCCGGTTCCGGTGGTACCGACGGTCCGGTTGTACGGTTCTGCTTCGAGCACACTCGCTGCCTATATCCGGTTCGCTTTGCTTCACAAGAACTTGCCTCTGCAGTTCGTTCCCACCGACAAACCACCCTGTGATGGCGAACCGTTGCTACTCGAGATCGGGTCAGAGACAGTGTCGGGTTACCGGGAGACGCTGCTCCAGTTCATTGAGGACAAGTTCCCGCACCCTCCGCTGGGGTTTAAAATGGTGGATACGACGCCGTTGATGGTGCAGGTGACGTGGCTACAGCATAGGAGCATTACGTGGCACTTGGAGAGGATGGTGAGGTGGGCGGAGGATCTGTCGACACGTGGGGGGAGGAGGACGGTTGATCCGGCGGTGGGGAGCCCGAGGATGGAGCTGAGGAAGTTCGGGAAGAATTACTCTCAGCTGCTGGAGTTGATGGTGGAGCATGCTCAGATGGAGGAGAGAGTCGTCTTTCCCGTGCTCGAAATGGCTGATCGAG GGCTATGTAAAGCTGCAAATGAGGAACATGCAAGGGACCTGCCAGTTATGAATGGCATCAAAGAAGACATCAAATCCATAGGAGTTATGGACTATGGGACCCCTGCTTACCATGAAGGGCTCTCCAATCTTTCTACCCGGCTCAAGTCATTGCAG AAGCATTGTAAAGAACACTTCGATGAGGAGGAGAAAGATTTACTGCCATTGATAGAGGCAACAGAGCTGAGTGAAGAACAGCAAACAAGGGTATTTGAACAGTGCTTTGATGCGATGAAGGCAACTCACTCACATTTGTTAAACTTTTTCCTCGAAGGCCTACTCCCCTTGGAAGCTATGGAGTACGTCAACTTGATCAATAAATGCAGTGACAAAGAACGAACAGCCTCTATGATTCAGATGATTGCCAAGTAA